In Camelina sativa cultivar DH55 chromosome 16, Cs, whole genome shotgun sequence, a single window of DNA contains:
- the LOC104750023 gene encoding zinc finger protein ZAT12-like, producing the protein MERSDMEMINKMASCLILLSKNHQNDTKSRVFACKTCNKEFPSFQALGGHRASHRRSAALEGHAPPSPKRVKPVKHECPICGAEFAVGQALGGHMRKHRGGAGGGGGRSLAPATAPVTMKKSGGGNGKRVLCLDLNLTPLENEDLKLELGRLIF; encoded by the coding sequence ATGGAAAGATCAGATATGGAGATGATAAACAAGATGGCTAGTTGTTTGATTCTTCTATCAAAGAATCATCAAAACGACACCAAAAGCCGTGTTTTTGCGTGCAAGACATGCAACAAAGAGTTCCCGTCGTTTCAAGCCTTGGGAGGCCATCGAGCCAGCCACAGGCGATCGGCAGCACTTGAAGGCCACGCACCTCCTTCTCCCAAGAGAGTCAAACCGGTGAAACACGAGTGTCCCATATGTGGTGCTGAGTTCGCCGTAGGGCAAGCCTTGGGTGGTCACATGAGGAAGCATAGAGGTGgagcaggaggaggaggtggcCGGAGTTTGGCTCCTGCTACGGCGCCGGTGACGATGAAGAAGTCTGGCGGTGGTAATGGAAAGAGGGTTTTGTGTTTGGATTTGAACTTGACGCCTTTAGAGAACGAAGATTTGAAGTTGGAGCTTGGGAGgttgattttctaa